One region of Gigantopelta aegis isolate Gae_Host chromosome 7, Gae_host_genome, whole genome shotgun sequence genomic DNA includes:
- the LOC121377187 gene encoding kelch-like protein 5, with product MENAQAQLLINIHEEITKGSFTDLHIICKDGTTTGSRIVLAAMSSYFRAMFSSDMSESQTGVLNLPTVSLSVWQAIMKMYLCGINLVSESKCVEILDAAEMMQLDHIKELCNIFLKESLVMTAENCLNWWRLCKLYNFHDLSNRAFSCLADEFADFVETENVVHLSKEELMEIISKEEMKCTEDIILKGVMKWIQYNNPDQDDVKLIFENVRLDYVDTQFLFDDVVYSDIACKHKSVQEMIRKSLTLLVRRTARSRVNPKRHDIFVLRHNKTSLLSCFTSDNKWEDVPSAPVDPGVWYSAAGLDDKIYITGGYNKKKCTLIYNTATKVWTVGPDLTHEHCCHCMTTANSKVYSIGGCCSNTIEELSESETHWHVVGDLGLRRLHAFPVTVGENILVMGGNTGSGGSDVMQCFNTRTKTVSQLNTKLPCSSRSLRGSVHLPDVYLVDDDGHVMHLQVTNTGGEIQIQIKSTTEWKSFGRSFGVTHRNGSLLCFTKDGISKFNLAEGKEEQSTFPKSPRSGEVYNVCTVSSGKTS from the coding sequence TCATAAACATCCATGAAGAGATTACAAAAGGTTCTTTCACTGACCTACACATTATATGTAAGGACGGAACAACGACCGGAAGCCGCATCGTACTGGCGGCGATGTCATCATACTTCCGGGCCATGTTCAGTTCTGATATGTCAGAGAGTCAGACGGGCGTCTTGAACCTTCCCACGGTGTCTTTGTCGGTGTGGCAAGCTATCatgaaaatgtatttgtgtGGAATTAATCTAGTCAGTGAAAGCAAATGTGTGGAGATCCTGGATGCTGCTGAGATGATGCAGCTTGACCACATCAAAGAATTATGTAACATATTCCTGAAGGAAAGTCTGGTAATGACCGCAGAAAATTGTTTAAATTGGTGGAGACTTTGTAAACTTTACAATTTCCACGATTTGTCCAACCGAGCATTTTCCTGTTTGGCTGACGAGTTTGCTGATTTTGTTGAAACAGAAAACGTTGTTCACCTGTCAAAGGAAGAACTTATGGAAATCATTTCAAAAGAAGAGATGAAATGTACAGAAGACATCATTCTGAAAGGCGTCATGAAGTGGATTCAGTATAATAACCCGGATCAAGATGACGTGAAACTGATTTTTGAAAATGTGCGGCTAGATTATGTAGACACTCAATTTCTATTTGACGACGTTGTGTATTCAGACATTGCCTGTAAACACAAATCTGTTCAGGAAATGATACGGAAATCGCTAACTTTACTGGTTCGACGTACAGCTCGTTCAAGGGTTAATCCTAAAAGGCATGACATCTTTGTTCTCCGTCATAACAAGACGTCACTTCTGTCTTGTTTCACGTCAGACAACAAGTGGGAGGACGTCCCATCAGCCCCAGTAGATCCTGGAGTTTGGTATTCAGCAGCAGGTTTGGACGACAAGATCTATATCACTGGTGGATATAACAAGAAGAAATGTACATTGATATATAACACTGCAACAAAAGTCTGGACAGTAGGTCCAGATCTTACACATGAACACTGCTGTCACTGTATGACCACAGCTAACTCTAAAGTGTACTCGATAGGTGGTTGCTGTAGCAACACAATAGAGGAATTGAGCGAGAGTGAGACGCACTGGCATGTTGTTGGAGATTTGGGATTGAGACGATTGCACGCTTTCCCTGTTacagttggtgagaacattCTCGTTATGGGAGGAAACACCGGCTCAGGCGGATCAGATGTTATGCAGTGTTTCAACACCAGAACTAAAACTGTTAGTCAGCTGAACACAAAGTTACCATGTAGCTCACGGTCACTAAGAGGCTCTGTTCACCTCCCAGATGTTTATTTGGTAGACGACGACGGCCACGTGATGCACCTCCAGGTCACCAACACGGGTGGAGAAATCCAGATTCAGATTAAATCTACAACAGAATGGAAATCATTTGGACGTAGCTTTGGTGTAACACACCGAAACGGAAGCTTGCTGTGTTTTACAAAAGATGGAATCAGCAAATTCAACCTCGCTGAAGGTAAAGAAGAACAGAGTACATTCCCTAAGTCGCCTAGAAGTGGCGAAGTGTACAACGTGTGCACGGTGTCCAGTGGGAAAACATCGTAA